A single genomic interval of Catenulispora sp. EB89 harbors:
- a CDS encoding ABC transporter ATP-binding protein, protein MSGTAAPDSGNGAGPDGARGAARESAPNAAPNAAPDAARDASSNAARGAAPATAPGAGPNAAPAAASDTAPAAPPDSASTTTPAAPEEKPPRSFEPARRRQRRRLFGVLVGSGFRAAPGMMTAATLMSLLGTAASVSYPIGYRILVDAALHHDGARVVAGVVVVAVLFGAGWLLQNLAVAQGSPLTDVVNVYHAERLAGMVNDIPGLEHFEDPEVLREVEQLRDGRRGLAAAPRQITGMVSNAIRIGTIAVLLATVYLPVLLVPIAAIAPALASRRASKIAKKSETDLADDRRLLGDLFVITTSADTAKELRTYGITDDLAARHHQLGDAVRKSAVGAALRGAAWEAAGWLFYAAFFIAAIVVLVLRATHGQVSPGQIVMVVSLLRRVQSQLSTASDTAGSLANSIRNAKRMLWLQDYAKTQIPTGTLEAPRTLAEGIRLDHTAFAYPNSDKQVLHDLLLDLPAGSTVALVGENGAGKTTLVKLLTGMYAPSEGRVLIDGTDLAELDLASWRGRLTATFQDFVRYQTPARQAVGVGDLPRMDDDAALASAVERAEAGTVLAQMPDGLDTQLGRYFPGGRELSGGQWQRVALARGQMREQPVLTVLDEPTAALDAITEAAVFDRHVRIAAERREQGAITLFVSHRFSTVRAADLIVVLDGGRVVETGSHEELMAADGHYAQLYTLQARAYLDDAEPSK, encoded by the coding sequence ATGAGCGGTACGGCGGCACCAGACAGCGGCAACGGCGCGGGGCCGGACGGAGCTCGCGGCGCGGCCCGCGAATCGGCCCCGAACGCGGCCCCGAACGCGGCTCCGGACGCGGCTCGCGACGCCTCCTCGAACGCGGCTCGTGGCGCTGCCCCGGCCACGGCTCCCGGCGCCGGCCCGAACGCGGCTCCCGCTGCGGCCTCGGACACGGCTCCCGCTGCACCTCCGGATTCGGCTTCTACCACAACCCCCGCCGCCCCCGAAGAAAAGCCACCCCGCAGCTTCGAACCGGCCCGCCGCCGCCAGCGCCGCCGCCTGTTCGGCGTCCTGGTCGGCTCCGGCTTCCGCGCCGCCCCGGGCATGATGACCGCCGCGACGCTGATGAGCCTGCTGGGCACCGCGGCCTCGGTCAGCTACCCGATCGGCTACCGCATCCTGGTCGACGCCGCGCTGCACCACGACGGCGCGCGCGTCGTGGCCGGCGTGGTGGTCGTGGCGGTCCTGTTCGGCGCCGGCTGGCTGCTGCAGAACCTCGCCGTCGCGCAGGGCTCGCCGCTGACCGACGTCGTGAACGTCTACCACGCCGAGCGCCTCGCCGGGATGGTCAACGACATCCCGGGCCTGGAGCACTTCGAGGACCCCGAGGTCCTGCGGGAGGTGGAGCAGCTGCGCGACGGCCGCCGCGGCCTGGCCGCCGCGCCCCGCCAGATCACCGGCATGGTCTCCAACGCCATCCGGATCGGCACCATCGCCGTCCTGCTGGCCACCGTCTACCTGCCGGTCCTGCTGGTCCCGATCGCCGCCATCGCCCCGGCGCTGGCCAGCCGCCGCGCCTCGAAGATCGCCAAGAAGAGCGAGACCGACCTGGCCGACGACCGGCGACTGCTCGGCGACCTGTTCGTGATCACCACCTCCGCCGACACCGCGAAGGAACTGCGCACCTACGGCATCACCGACGACCTGGCGGCCCGCCACCACCAGCTCGGCGACGCGGTGCGCAAGTCCGCGGTCGGCGCCGCGCTGCGCGGTGCGGCGTGGGAGGCCGCGGGGTGGCTGTTCTACGCGGCGTTCTTCATCGCGGCGATCGTCGTGCTGGTCCTGCGGGCCACCCACGGCCAGGTCTCGCCGGGGCAGATCGTCATGGTCGTCAGCCTTCTGCGAAGGGTGCAGAGCCAGCTGTCCACGGCCTCCGACACCGCCGGCAGCCTGGCGAACTCCATCCGCAACGCCAAGCGCATGCTGTGGCTCCAGGACTACGCGAAGACCCAGATCCCGACCGGCACGCTGGAGGCGCCGCGGACCCTGGCCGAGGGCATCCGCCTGGACCACACCGCGTTCGCCTACCCGAACTCCGACAAGCAGGTACTGCACGACCTCCTGCTGGACCTGCCCGCCGGCTCCACGGTCGCGCTGGTCGGCGAGAACGGAGCCGGCAAGACCACCCTGGTCAAACTGCTGACCGGCATGTACGCGCCGAGCGAAGGCAGGGTCCTGATCGACGGCACCGACCTGGCCGAGCTGGACCTGGCCTCGTGGCGCGGCCGGCTCACCGCGACGTTCCAGGACTTCGTCCGCTACCAGACGCCGGCCCGCCAGGCCGTCGGCGTCGGCGACCTGCCGCGGATGGACGACGACGCCGCGCTGGCCTCGGCGGTGGAGCGCGCGGAGGCCGGCACAGTGCTGGCGCAGATGCCGGACGGCCTCGACACCCAACTCGGCCGCTACTTCCCCGGCGGCCGCGAACTGTCCGGCGGCCAGTGGCAGCGCGTGGCACTGGCCCGCGGCCAGATGCGCGAACAGCCGGTGCTGACGGTCCTGGACGAGCCCACGGCCGCACTGGACGCGATCACCGAGGCGGCGGTGTTCGACCGGCACGTGCGAATCGCCGCCGAGCGCCGCGAGCAGGGGGCGATCACGCTGTTCGTATCGCACCGGTTCTCCACGGTGCGCGCGGCGGATCTGATCGTGGTGCTGGACGGCGGCCGGGTCGTGGAGACCGGCAGCCACGAGGAGCTGATGGCTGCCGACGGGCACTACGCGCAGCTGTATACGTTGCAGGCGCGCGCCTATCTAGATGACGCCGAACCGAGCAAGTAG
- a CDS encoding ABC transporter ATP-binding protein: protein MPKPPSPIRQAASRLSHPLSTLKASRRVRAVRLLTSVSPALTWTVAAFVVAEAVLPNLTLIAMGRATGRIPAAARDGLSSGAGHSLLVALAIAGVCYGLSLLRGPAQDALSSVVRARMVVALQRRLVTAVSAPAGIAHLEDAETLDRLANAQGQLMNAAPADAPMTIASQLGGWLSGTMACVVLSTFRWWLGLAMFAAWIAVRHPLGQLIRTRVSSFRAAGVPLRRAWYLFALATRPGAAKEARVFGLGGWLAAEHRTHYVSGLTPTWHEIRRQGRRVATVAIGVFAVFALGAGTLGWAAYHREIGLGTLAVMLTMLPSSMSVGTVSMTDFQLEMMLTALPDLDELTESLEPSADPVDSAAGTVDPAGMPARDVVFEHVGFRYPGSESEVYSDLNLTLHAGESTALVGINGAGKTTLVTLLARLRDPGHGRILVDGVPLNDLKVRDWQKQIAVVYQDYTRYPLTAEDNITLNLLGGPVDEAAFAQAVERAGAKDLVEGLSNGRHTILSPQYEGGTDLSGGQWQRIALARALYAISRGATVLILDEPTAQLDVRAEAAFYERFLEITQGVTSIVISHRFSTVRRADRIAVLDGGRITELGSHSELLARAGTYADLFTKQAAAFTGGRKRA from the coding sequence GTGCCGAAGCCACCGTCACCGATCCGGCAAGCCGCGTCACGCTTGTCGCATCCGCTGTCCACGCTCAAAGCCTCGCGGCGCGTTCGGGCCGTGCGCCTGCTGACCTCGGTCAGCCCGGCGCTGACCTGGACCGTCGCCGCGTTCGTCGTCGCCGAGGCGGTGCTGCCGAACCTCACGCTGATCGCGATGGGCCGCGCCACCGGCCGCATCCCGGCCGCCGCCCGCGACGGCCTGAGCTCCGGGGCGGGCCACTCGCTGCTGGTCGCGCTGGCCATCGCAGGGGTCTGTTACGGCTTGTCGCTGCTGCGCGGTCCGGCGCAGGACGCGCTGTCCTCCGTCGTGCGGGCCCGCATGGTGGTCGCGCTCCAGCGCCGGCTGGTGACGGCGGTCAGCGCCCCGGCGGGCATCGCGCACCTGGAGGACGCCGAAACCCTGGACCGGCTGGCCAACGCGCAGGGGCAGCTGATGAACGCCGCCCCGGCCGACGCCCCGATGACCATCGCCTCGCAGCTCGGCGGCTGGCTGTCCGGCACGATGGCCTGCGTCGTGCTGTCCACCTTCCGCTGGTGGCTGGGACTGGCGATGTTCGCGGCGTGGATAGCCGTCCGGCACCCGCTGGGCCAGCTGATCCGCACCCGGGTCAGCAGCTTCCGGGCCGCCGGCGTGCCGCTGCGGCGCGCCTGGTACCTGTTCGCGCTGGCGACCCGGCCGGGCGCGGCGAAGGAGGCGCGGGTCTTCGGCCTCGGCGGCTGGCTCGCCGCCGAGCACCGGACCCACTACGTCAGCGGCCTGACTCCCACCTGGCACGAGATCCGACGCCAGGGCCGGCGGGTGGCAACCGTCGCGATCGGGGTCTTCGCGGTCTTCGCGCTCGGCGCCGGGACGCTCGGCTGGGCCGCGTACCACCGCGAGATCGGCCTGGGCACGCTGGCGGTGATGCTGACGATGCTGCCGTCGTCGATGTCGGTGGGCACGGTCTCGATGACCGACTTCCAGCTGGAGATGATGCTCACGGCGCTGCCCGACCTCGACGAGCTGACCGAGTCGCTGGAGCCGAGCGCCGACCCGGTGGACAGCGCGGCCGGGACCGTCGACCCGGCGGGCATGCCGGCCCGGGACGTGGTCTTCGAGCACGTCGGCTTCCGCTACCCCGGCAGTGAATCAGAGGTCTACAGCGACCTGAATCTGACGCTGCACGCCGGGGAATCGACCGCATTGGTGGGGATCAACGGAGCCGGCAAGACCACGCTGGTCACGCTGCTGGCCCGGCTGCGCGATCCGGGCCACGGCCGGATCCTGGTGGACGGCGTACCGCTGAACGACCTGAAAGTCCGCGACTGGCAGAAGCAGATCGCCGTCGTCTACCAGGACTACACGCGCTACCCGCTCACCGCCGAGGACAACATCACGCTGAACCTTCTAGGGGGTCCGGTCGACGAAGCGGCGTTCGCGCAGGCCGTCGAGCGTGCCGGCGCGAAAGACCTGGTCGAGGGGCTGTCGAACGGCCGACACACGATCCTGTCCCCGCAGTACGAAGGCGGGACCGACCTGTCCGGCGGACAGTGGCAGCGCATCGCTTTGGCCCGCGCGCTGTACGCGATCTCCCGCGGCGCGACGGTCCTGATCCTGGACGAGCCGACGGCGCAACTCGACGTGCGCGCCGAAGCAGCGTTCTACGAACGGTTCCTGGAGATCACGCAGGGCGTGACCAGCATCGTGATCTCGCACCGGTTCTCCACGGTCCGCCGGGCCGACCGCATCGCGGTGCTGGACGGCGGCCGGATCACCGAGCTCGGCAGCCATTCCGAGCTCCTGGCCCGCGCGGGGACCTACGCGGACCTGTTCACCAAGCAGGCGGCGGCATTCACCGGGGGACGGAAGAGGGCATGA
- a CDS encoding DUF3533 domain-containing protein, translating into MLVRRPKLWLIPAVLAALVALLLSLLYMGGILDPNGNLHHLPIALVDADTGAPPPGQQQNIGAQVAQAVVAGSPSGQFDWKRVGPAEAQDMLASGKVYGALEIPADFTASLGALVTGGGTVRPTITVLTNPGLGSLGSSLASQVTQNAAHQSSLTIGKQLAAAPAASGLDGTARLLLADPVAVTVQVGHAIGRHSGLGLTAFYYALLLVLAGFISGNLIHSGVDTALGYADSEMGPWHTRRPTVPITRTQTLVLKMVMTAGISLLTTSMVMLACIAILGMDASHIPLLWIFSYCACLAIGLGVQAINAAFGGIGQLVSMFVFIALALPSSGATVPLQAAPTIYRFLGSFEPMRQLAGGVRAILYFDARGDAGLMRAWLMIIVGVAGALVFGFAMTQYYDRKGLRRLTPQPMPPQTD; encoded by the coding sequence ATGCTGGTCCGCCGCCCCAAGCTGTGGCTGATCCCGGCCGTCCTGGCGGCGCTGGTGGCGCTCCTGCTCTCGCTGCTCTACATGGGCGGCATCCTCGACCCGAACGGCAACCTGCACCACCTCCCGATCGCGCTGGTCGACGCCGACACCGGCGCCCCGCCGCCGGGCCAGCAGCAGAACATCGGCGCGCAGGTGGCGCAGGCGGTGGTCGCCGGGTCGCCGTCGGGGCAGTTCGACTGGAAGCGGGTCGGGCCGGCCGAGGCGCAGGACATGCTGGCCTCGGGCAAGGTCTACGGCGCGCTGGAGATCCCCGCCGACTTCACCGCCTCGCTCGGCGCGCTCGTCACCGGCGGCGGCACGGTGCGCCCGACGATCACCGTGCTCACCAACCCGGGCCTGGGCAGCCTGGGCTCCTCGCTGGCCTCCCAGGTCACCCAGAACGCGGCCCACCAGTCCTCGCTGACCATCGGCAAGCAGCTCGCCGCCGCCCCCGCGGCCTCCGGTCTGGACGGCACCGCCCGGCTGCTGCTGGCCGACCCGGTCGCGGTCACCGTCCAGGTCGGCCACGCCATCGGCCGGCACAGCGGCCTGGGCCTGACCGCCTTCTACTACGCGCTGCTGCTGGTCCTGGCCGGCTTCATCAGCGGCAACCTGATCCACTCCGGCGTGGACACCGCGCTGGGCTACGCCGACAGCGAGATGGGTCCCTGGCACACCCGGCGCCCGACCGTCCCGATCACCCGGACCCAGACCCTGGTGCTGAAGATGGTGATGACCGCCGGCATCTCGCTGCTCACCACCAGCATGGTGATGTTGGCGTGCATCGCCATCCTCGGCATGGACGCCAGCCACATCCCGCTGCTGTGGATCTTCTCCTACTGCGCGTGCCTGGCGATCGGGCTGGGTGTGCAGGCCATCAACGCGGCTTTCGGCGGCATCGGCCAGCTGGTGTCCATGTTCGTCTTCATCGCCCTGGCCCTGCCCTCCTCCGGGGCGACCGTCCCACTCCAGGCGGCGCCGACCATCTATCGCTTCCTCGGCTCCTTCGAGCCGATGCGCCAGCTCGCCGGCGGCGTCCGCGCCATCCTGTACTTCGACGCCCGGGGCGACGCCGGCCTGATGCGCGCCTGGCTGATGATCATCGTCGGCGTCGCCGGGGCCCTGGTCTTCGGCTTCGCGATGACGCAGTACTACGACCGCAAGGGCCTACGGCGGCTGACACCGCAGCCGATGCCTCCGCAGACGGACTAG
- a CDS encoding cell wall-binding repeat-containing protein — MPNAAQRRRAQAVMAGVFPVAIALVAASASASPAQADTQHHNTTNKILTDAHPAWATADKDRGALPAAQQISTRVYLTGQDPAGLAAAARAASDPNSPDFQHYLTPAQVQARFGATPAQVAAVQKWLTGAGLKVSAVQSDWIDAVGDSAAVQRAFGTQIKDYQGTDGSVKYAASAAAVIPADVADYVNGISGLSQASVRVHADSAKVNASNAANQNCSPSWGATTSTAWPAGANPGPTALLPCSYTPQQLRDAYGVTKSGMTGKGATIAVVDWYGSANMRADANQFATAHGDKPFAQGQYTDMFDPSQWTNQQACGGTAGVAGEEALDVEMTHGLAPDANIVYVGANSCTDADLMAAEEKIVDNHLADVVSNSWGEIMHTSDGQDLDPALIAGYDRIFQKGALEGVGFDFSSGDCGDDDPANFAGGGANCVPDSARKQTEWPTSSPWVTSVGGTTLATDAKGNYAWEAAMGDHTAVASQGDKAWQPGPGKTQTVPFSFYFGGGGGTSEDIPQPFYQAGVVPAALANNPSGGHGTTRPMRTVPDVAMNGALATSVLVGMTGMTAAGQYGEGGMGGTSVAAPEFSALQADAKQAAGNKPLGFANPALYALNGTSAFHDVTAHPAGQPQVLEGIHQSAVTPTHGTMYRAGQDSSLLAAAGYDDATGLGSPADDYLSKVASVAPVQPTAPNAPVVKRVSGADRYGTAITVSQSSFPKAGSASAVVLATGETFPDALSGVPLATEKGGPLLLTPSHAADPAVVAEIHRVLAPGGKVYVLGGQNAVSDKVVSALGLPAAQITRLGGADRYATSLQIANQLGDPSGNVILATGHDFADALTAGPLSATYGGGTGTPAAILLTDDRTLSPAVAGFVAGAHSVAAVGGQAVAAAAHLPNRDASAQFAGWDRYATASMVAGTFSAPQTVGVATGTQFADALTGAAMLAAAHSPLLLTDPVKLPDGTATALHGFSQALAGGSVELFGGPVAVSDAVEAQVAKAVGGRVAR; from the coding sequence ATGCCCAACGCCGCTCAGCGGCGGCGTGCGCAGGCTGTGATGGCGGGGGTCTTCCCCGTCGCCATCGCGCTTGTCGCCGCGTCCGCGTCCGCCTCGCCCGCGCAGGCCGACACGCAGCACCACAACACCACCAACAAGATCCTGACCGACGCGCACCCGGCGTGGGCGACGGCGGACAAGGATCGGGGGGCCCTGCCGGCCGCACAGCAGATCAGCACCCGGGTGTACCTGACCGGGCAGGACCCGGCGGGGCTGGCCGCCGCGGCGCGCGCCGCGTCCGACCCGAACAGCCCGGACTTCCAGCACTACCTGACCCCGGCGCAGGTGCAGGCGCGCTTCGGGGCGACGCCGGCGCAGGTCGCCGCGGTGCAGAAGTGGCTGACCGGCGCCGGGCTGAAGGTCTCGGCGGTGCAGAGCGACTGGATCGACGCGGTCGGCGACTCCGCCGCCGTGCAGCGTGCCTTCGGCACGCAGATCAAGGACTACCAGGGCACCGACGGCTCGGTGAAGTACGCGGCCTCCGCCGCCGCGGTGATCCCGGCCGACGTCGCCGACTACGTCAACGGCATCTCGGGCCTGTCGCAGGCCTCGGTGCGGGTGCACGCGGACTCCGCGAAGGTCAACGCGAGCAACGCCGCGAACCAGAACTGCTCGCCCTCCTGGGGCGCGACCACCAGCACCGCGTGGCCGGCCGGCGCCAACCCGGGCCCGACGGCGCTGCTGCCGTGCTCGTACACGCCGCAGCAGTTGCGTGACGCCTACGGCGTGACGAAGTCCGGCATGACCGGCAAGGGCGCGACCATCGCGGTCGTCGACTGGTACGGCTCGGCGAACATGCGGGCCGACGCGAACCAGTTCGCGACCGCGCACGGTGACAAGCCCTTCGCCCAGGGCCAGTACACCGATATGTTCGACCCGTCGCAGTGGACGAACCAGCAGGCCTGCGGCGGGACCGCGGGCGTGGCCGGCGAGGAGGCGCTGGACGTCGAGATGACGCACGGTCTGGCCCCCGACGCCAACATCGTCTACGTCGGCGCGAACTCCTGCACCGACGCGGACCTGATGGCCGCCGAGGAGAAGATCGTCGACAACCACCTGGCCGATGTCGTCTCCAACTCCTGGGGCGAGATCATGCACACCAGCGACGGCCAGGACCTGGACCCGGCGCTGATAGCCGGCTACGACCGGATCTTCCAGAAGGGCGCCCTGGAGGGTGTCGGCTTCGACTTCTCCTCCGGCGACTGCGGCGACGACGACCCGGCCAACTTTGCCGGCGGCGGCGCGAACTGCGTCCCGGACTCGGCGCGCAAGCAGACCGAGTGGCCGACCAGCTCGCCGTGGGTCACCTCGGTCGGCGGCACCACGCTGGCCACCGACGCCAAGGGGAACTACGCCTGGGAAGCGGCGATGGGCGACCACACCGCCGTCGCCTCGCAGGGCGACAAGGCCTGGCAGCCGGGCCCGGGCAAGACCCAGACCGTGCCGTTCTCGTTCTACTTCGGGGGCGGCGGCGGTACCTCCGAGGACATCCCGCAGCCGTTCTACCAGGCCGGTGTCGTGCCGGCGGCGCTGGCGAACAACCCCTCCGGCGGCCACGGCACCACGCGCCCGATGCGGACCGTGCCGGACGTCGCGATGAACGGCGCGCTGGCCACCTCGGTGCTGGTCGGCATGACCGGCATGACCGCCGCCGGCCAGTACGGCGAGGGCGGCATGGGCGGCACCTCGGTCGCGGCTCCGGAGTTCTCGGCGCTGCAGGCCGACGCCAAGCAGGCCGCGGGCAACAAGCCGCTCGGCTTCGCCAACCCGGCGCTGTACGCGCTGAACGGCACCTCGGCGTTCCACGACGTGACCGCGCACCCGGCGGGCCAGCCGCAGGTGCTCGAGGGCATCCACCAGTCGGCCGTGACCCCGACGCACGGCACCATGTACCGGGCCGGACAGGACTCCTCGCTGCTCGCCGCCGCCGGCTACGACGACGCCACGGGCCTGGGCTCGCCGGCCGACGACTACCTGTCCAAGGTCGCCTCGGTGGCGCCGGTGCAGCCGACCGCGCCGAACGCCCCGGTCGTGAAGCGCGTGTCGGGCGCGGACCGCTACGGCACGGCGATCACCGTGTCGCAGTCCTCGTTCCCGAAGGCCGGCTCGGCCTCGGCCGTGGTCCTGGCCACCGGCGAGACCTTCCCCGACGCGCTGTCCGGCGTCCCGCTGGCCACCGAGAAGGGCGGCCCGCTGCTGCTGACCCCCTCGCACGCGGCCGACCCGGCCGTGGTCGCCGAGATCCACCGGGTCCTGGCGCCCGGCGGCAAGGTCTACGTCCTGGGCGGACAGAACGCGGTCTCCGACAAGGTCGTCTCGGCGCTGGGTCTGCCGGCCGCGCAGATCACCCGGCTCGGCGGCGCCGACCGGTACGCGACCTCGCTGCAGATCGCGAACCAGCTCGGCGACCCGTCCGGCAACGTCATCCTGGCCACCGGCCACGACTTCGCCGACGCCCTGACGGCCGGCCCGCTCTCGGCCACCTACGGCGGCGGCACCGGCACCCCGGCGGCGATCCTGCTGACCGACGACCGCACCCTGTCCCCGGCCGTCGCCGGCTTCGTGGCCGGCGCGCACTCGGTGGCGGCGGTCGGCGGCCAGGCCGTGGCCGCGGCCGCGCACCTGCCGAACCGCGACGCCTCGGCACAGTTCGCCGGCTGGGACCGGTACGCCACGGCCTCGATGGTGGCCGGCACGTTCTCGGCGCCGCAGACCGTGGGCGTCGCCACCGGCACGCAGTTCGCCGACGCCCTGACCGGCGCCGCGATGCTGGCCGCCGCGCACAGCCCGCTGCTGCTCACCGACCCGGTGAAGCTGCCCGACGGGACCGCCACCGCGCTGCACGGGTTCAGCCAGGCGCTGGCCGGGGGCTCGGTCGAGCTGTTCGGCGGCCCGGTGGCCGTGTCGGACGCGGTCGAGGCGCAGGTCGCGAAGGCGGTCGGCGGGCGCGTGGCTCGGTAG
- a CDS encoding nuclear transport factor 2 family protein yields the protein MTLSWEDHVAINELIALHGHLCDNGDLDRLDEVFTPDIAYDVSDYGFGILHGLAANRDAALALGDRNPVGHHVTNVILTEHSPNLVHAKSKGIGIAKNGTCGSVTYDDTVVRLEHGWRISERIVRARRVPLSG from the coding sequence ATGACGCTCTCCTGGGAAGACCACGTCGCGATCAACGAACTGATCGCCCTGCACGGCCACCTGTGCGACAACGGCGACCTCGACCGCCTGGACGAGGTGTTCACCCCCGACATCGCCTACGACGTAAGCGACTACGGCTTCGGCATCCTGCACGGCCTCGCCGCGAACCGCGACGCCGCACTGGCGCTGGGCGACCGGAACCCGGTCGGACACCACGTCACGAACGTGATCCTCACCGAGCACTCCCCCAACCTGGTCCACGCGAAGTCCAAAGGCATCGGCATCGCGAAGAACGGCACCTGCGGAAGCGTGACGTACGACGACACCGTCGTACGACTGGAGCACGGATGGCGCATCAGCGAACGAATCGTGCGCGCCCGCCGCGTGCCCCTCAGCGGCTGA
- a CDS encoding TetR/AcrR family transcriptional regulator — MADRKAPAADPKPAAPRRPLRADAAKNVQALVAAAKELFDEQGLDVALDEVARRAGVGNATLYRNFPTRADLIVAVYVDEVADLCTSGAMLLEAAAPEEALFMWLDRFVVHVATKRALALAGTENSAERRTELFDAWHTVMRTVAGDLYERAREAGAVSPDVTVDELLALTYAAAIAGTGPGHARRLLRMMRYGFAGTAAN; from the coding sequence ATGGCCGATCGCAAGGCACCGGCAGCGGACCCGAAACCCGCAGCGCCGCGGCGTCCCCTGCGCGCCGACGCAGCGAAGAACGTCCAGGCCTTGGTCGCGGCTGCGAAGGAGCTGTTCGACGAGCAAGGTCTCGACGTCGCCCTCGACGAGGTCGCGCGCCGTGCCGGCGTCGGCAACGCCACGCTCTACCGCAACTTCCCCACCCGTGCCGACCTGATCGTGGCGGTCTACGTCGACGAGGTCGCGGATCTGTGCACCAGCGGCGCGATGCTCCTGGAGGCGGCAGCGCCGGAGGAGGCGCTGTTCATGTGGCTGGACCGGTTCGTGGTCCACGTCGCGACCAAGCGCGCGCTCGCCCTCGCCGGAACGGAGAACAGCGCCGAACGCCGCACCGAACTCTTCGACGCCTGGCACACAGTCATGCGCACGGTCGCAGGCGACCTGTACGAGCGCGCCCGCGAGGCCGGCGCGGTGAGCCCCGACGTCACCGTCGACGAACTGCTGGCCCTGACATACGCGGCCGCGATCGCCGGAACCGGCCCCGGACACGCGCGGCGATTGCTGCGGATGATGCGGTACGGGTTCGCGGGGACGGCGGCCAACTGA
- a CDS encoding Cys-Gln thioester bond-forming surface protein gives MQKPTSTNGRRIAAAVFLGAASTAMVAGTAHADGVTGAKFENTGAGGYVPMTDDSPDHPSNARLIGLAVPGSSNELWTYCIQKTVVLNQDETYNEHAWSDAGTGISTQHLEGIKWILNNSYPQLDLGHLASNSGVSGLTDKEAAEGTQAAIWNLSEDGKTALDTAAEKDQAVIDLYNYLVSAATNTNNLHDAPPQASLSLAPASKAAPQAGSKVAFTLVSNTSAGSISVALNDAHKTGAKLVDATGKAIAAHATFKAGDTVYVQLPNTPTSGDVSLTATGTVSGIQAGRVFLSADGAPSQNLILAQAQSVPVSASADVKWVPATVPTTTPSSSPSTAPSSHPSTSAPSTHPSTTPSASASTPTTPTTPTTGGLAHTGAGNTAPLAGGALALVAAGGGMMVYTRRTKKQGSHS, from the coding sequence ATGCAGAAACCGACGTCCACGAACGGACGGAGAATCGCCGCCGCGGTGTTCCTCGGCGCGGCCTCCACCGCGATGGTGGCGGGTACGGCTCACGCGGACGGCGTCACCGGCGCCAAGTTCGAGAACACCGGGGCCGGCGGCTACGTGCCGATGACCGACGACTCCCCGGACCACCCGTCGAACGCCCGGCTGATAGGTCTGGCGGTGCCGGGAAGCAGCAACGAGCTGTGGACCTACTGCATTCAGAAGACGGTTGTGCTCAACCAGGACGAGACGTACAACGAGCACGCCTGGAGCGACGCCGGAACCGGTATCTCCACGCAGCACCTCGAGGGGATCAAGTGGATCCTCAACAACTCCTACCCGCAGCTCGACCTGGGCCACCTGGCCAGCAATTCGGGAGTCAGCGGTCTGACGGACAAGGAGGCCGCCGAGGGCACGCAGGCGGCGATCTGGAACCTCTCCGAGGACGGCAAGACCGCGCTGGACACGGCGGCTGAGAAGGACCAGGCGGTCATCGACCTCTACAACTACCTGGTCTCCGCCGCGACGAACACGAACAATCTGCACGATGCGCCGCCGCAGGCCTCGCTCAGCCTGGCCCCGGCGTCGAAGGCCGCGCCGCAGGCGGGGTCCAAGGTCGCGTTCACCCTGGTCAGCAACACCTCGGCCGGGTCGATCTCGGTCGCGCTGAACGATGCGCACAAGACCGGCGCCAAGCTGGTGGACGCCACCGGCAAGGCCATCGCCGCGCATGCGACGTTCAAGGCCGGCGACACCGTCTACGTGCAGCTGCCGAACACGCCGACCAGCGGCGACGTCTCCCTGACCGCCACGGGCACCGTCAGCGGCATCCAGGCGGGCCGGGTGTTCCTGAGCGCCGACGGTGCACCGTCGCAGAACCTGATCCTCGCGCAGGCGCAGAGCGTCCCGGTGTCCGCGAGCGCCGACGTCAAGTGGGTCCCGGCGACCGTGCCGACGACCACTCCCAGCAGCTCGCCGTCGACAGCGCCGAGCTCGCACCCCTCCACGTCCGCGCCAAGTACGCACCCGTCGACCACTCCGAGCGCGTCAGCTTCCACGCCCACCACCCCGACCACCCCGACCACCGGCGGCCTGGCCCACACCGGCGCCGGGAACACCGCGCCGCTGGCCGGCGGGGCGCTGGCGCTGGTCGCGGCGGGCGGGGGGATGATGGTTTACACCCGCCGCACCAAGAAGCAGGGCTCGCATTCGTGA